Genomic segment of Triticum aestivum cultivar Chinese Spring chromosome 6A, IWGSC CS RefSeq v2.1, whole genome shotgun sequence:
CCTACTGTGCTTTACCATTTCTGTAACAACACTGGATAAATCATGAGCCCTTTCCACGCCACTTTCATGGTTGTGGAGAAAGGTCTACGCAAATCATGTCTGATGCTGTGGTGCATGCACGTTGTTCCAAAACACATTGAAGTGGACAAAACATGGACATGCACATGTACAGATCCATGAGCTTGCACGTACAGTCACTTCATTTATCACAGGCTGGGTTTGGTTCTTTTCATCTACCCTTGTAATTATCATAtacaaataaaaaaatactagGAGTTTGATGACATACCATGTGATCAATAGGCCAAAATAGTGGACAGTTTGCGCAAAATTATTTAACTGATATGAACAAATGTGATACTGTATATTTTTCAAACCAAATCATACAGTCAAATGCAATTAAGATGAAATTACTCTTTTAGGAAAAAGGAACATATGTACACATCCATGCATCAATGCATGTGACAATCTGGGTGGAGGAATCTAAGGGGTTGATGTTATGTTACAGAAGGGGGCAAGCCAAGCACTCTTGTACCGATGCAAGACCCCAGCACTGTTACCTTTATTGACTAACAAAACCATTCATATTTTTGTGCTTGCTAGTTGCTCCAGACTATATCTGATGAATGTAACCAGGCACCACAAATCTTGCAAGTTGCAACCACCATTCATAATATTAATATATAACATGGTTGCATTTGGGTTTAAGACATCAGCAGAGACTGATTGATCTGCAGTTTCCTAGGAATCAGTTATGTTATTACAAGGATGCTTCATTTGCACCAGGCTATAAGAGTTGGAGAAATATATTTTTACCAGAAGAGTCGAAGAAATATAATGCATCACATATCACTCCATAAATGCATTTCAAGGACTAAAATCTAGCAACATACCAGAATACAGAATACAAGCAGGTTAGTGGGTTGGCCATTAACGCTGTATAGCTACAACAATGTGCCAAATACTTCTTAGAGTAGATGACGAGAAGGCTGAAACCCCTATCACCAAAAGCAAGCTGAATAAGAACTCCGTCTGTCACTCAGACTTGTGTCAACAGGAGGGAGTCCAGAAATCTTGCAGTGTACAGACGGGATAACCAGCTCGCCAAACGACTACTAAAATGAGATAGGCAGGAACAGTGCTTGGTATATATGATTAGGGTCTACACCAGAGATGCATGATACAATGATCAGTCAGCGGCTTGGGGCATCATGAGTAAAGTATTAGCATCTTAAAATCGAATCAACGCTCCAGAGACGAAAGACACATTCCTTCAAGAGACGAGCAAGAAAGAGGGAACTCATCCTTGGCTGAGCTAAGGCATTCAGTAAGTTCATTTATCTGCCCGGCCATCATGTATAACTGTTCAGCCCGATATTTGGATGACCACTCCTCTACTGTCCTGAAAACAGAAGGAAACAAACACAGGTTACTGCCATTGTGACTTCACACATAACAGACTTGCAGGAAATACAATCATCTGTCCAAATTTCATATTGAGGTACAATTAATGCTGTAGACAGTATGGTAGGTATGTAAACATCAGTATACTTCCCATCAACAAAAAGACTAGGTGTAGGTTTAGCATATACCATACCTTAAGTCTGTTTCTGAGGCACTACTGCAGTTAGAATACAGGAGCTTAACAGTAGGCTGCAGATGTGCTGTCACATGTGAACCATCCATTTCATTTTCATAGCAGTAACCAGAAAACATCCATGCTTTTGAACTAAGGAGGACTATTTGCAGCATGGGCCTTTTGGTTTTCAAATCTCTCACTATTGTACGAAAAGATATTTCATCTTCAGCAATTTCAAGCAACAAATTAACAAATAGTTTTTCCAATGTGTGTCCCCTGCAAATAGATAACCATGCCCCATGTCAGTGATGAAATCAACTTATGAACACCAAGCTAGTGCAGAATATCCATTCAGAGAGTTACAAGGAGCAACAGCTCTAACTGCCAGACTATGTATAAGAGTTGTCATTTAACTTCCTTTTTTCAATCATTAGGAGTGGTTACACCAGTTATCTCAAAACTAGAGAGAAGCACATATAGAGTACCTGAACACATCATGAGGACCCCCAACAGGAAGGTCTGAGGATGTGTAACATTTGAACAGCCGTACCCGTCCATCTGATGGAGCATCTGAATATTGCGATGGGTATGATCCAAGAGATGACGAGCAATGAGAACATAGAAGCTCAACCCAGTTAACATCTTTCACAAGGTTTGGTTCTTTAACGATAAAGCTACTTCCAAGAGAGATACTTTTTGTTAACTTGTAATCTCTTTGGTTCTCCAATCCAGCTTTTCCACTATCTCCATTGTCACCGCAGCAACTGCATGGATCTACCAGATTCGAATCAGCCTCTTGAGAAGTTTGCTCCATGTTTTCAATAAAACAGTCACTTGTAGACTTCTCAGAATTCACATCGCCACCATTATTCAGCTGGATAGTACCACACTGATCAGTCCAAGGAGTGCCTCCATTTTTTTCAGTATTATCAATACAAGGACCCTCTTCCAAAAGAACTGGAGGTTGCAAGTGATTAGAACCAATTTTCTTTTCATGGCATACCTCCTCTTCTGAATTATTCAATTTTATCTTCTCGGCAGTATGATCGCTTTCTAGAGTAACATTAAACATAGCTTCTTCTAGTGCAACAAAATCAACACTGGGCACTGAAGTATCTACTCTCGACACTATATCAGTCTCAAGATAATCCTTCTCTATAATAATGGAGGTAGCATCTAGTAGAGTTGTTCTCTGCAGGCGACCGTATGCATTGATATAGTGTGATATTAACTTCTCACTTGCCCCTCCGAATGATGTGCAACATCCACCAAACCAATTGTCAGCCACATCCTCCCAATTTAAAGATGGCATTTCCACAACGTCCCTGAAAAGTAGTTATTTTAAACATGAGACTCGCCAACGAGATAAGGTTcatatgaagcttttggaccattATAATACTGACGAAACATAAGCTGTGCACCTAGTTTTCACGTCCAGTACAAACTATTAGCACCCATGAGTTGTAGATCGCACAAGCTCATGAGCAGGCTGATGATATGTGAGTAATTACCTAATGCTTAAATGCAATAAGATACTCTTAGTGTTAGTGATCTGTAGATTGCAGCTATTTTTAGAACTTAGATTCTAGAAATTATCTACTGAACCAATAGTATATCTTCCAAGTGGGACGAGAGCATAAGACTACACCATAAAGCGCTTCCTTACCACTTCCCGTGTTGCTCGTCAGACAAAATCAGCCACTTCTAATGCTTCTTTAGAACATTTACATTCCAACAGAACTTCGTAAACCACTACGATGCGATGACTGATGAGCAGATCCATCAACCAATAGTAAGTTCTCTCCAATTTAAAAGCAATGGAGATGATATGAAAGTGCAAGGCATCTCTGAATAACTTACTTATTACATGTGAAAAAGAACAGGTTGTGCGGGAGAAATAAATAATGATAAAAAGTTTAACTTGATTATGAAAACTTTTATTGCACTTTCCACTAGATATTAACATCTTTCCAGTTTCTGCAAAGAGATGCAGTTTGATTAAGATCGTGATTCTTCATTCTTGCATAGCACACTATCATGGGTTTGGACATTGCTAAGTATGAAGTACTGAGTGCCAGCAATTTGATTTGAGTAGGTTCAGTTTCCATGAATTTTTTAACGTGTAAACAAGTGAGACATGTAACTGAAGAGTAAAGACTGCACCTAAAGTGTAAAGCCCCAACCACAAGGTTCCCAAATGTCTACCTTAGTGGCTGTTTTGTCAATCTTGCTGAGCATGTTTTGCAGTACAAATGGACATCTCCAGAAGATAGAGACTTCAAATCTGCCATGAAAAAGAACCAACAAAAATATCTCAAAATTGATCTGAAACATGGAGATTCAAAATGAGGAAACCTAGCTCTGAACACTTCACTGTCATTTGAAAGTAGAAATCAGATTATAGTCTTCACTAAAATATACGGGGCTATGGTAATCTGTGAGTGATTATTGAGTACTGAGTCAATTTCAGTTGAGGAGGCAATTGGGAAACTAACTAAACCTCGCTTAATCTCAGAGGGGAACGGAAGTTAACCAAAAGCTCACCATCGCGGAGGGAGAGGGGCGCGGGAGGGCCGGCgccggggaaggcggcggcgacgacgggatggtcgacggggaggacgagggTGAGGCGGACCTCGAGGTGGTCCCCCGCGGCGCGGCACTCGGGCGGGGCGGAGGGGTCCACGAGCACCCTCGGCACGGGGACCCTGAGCGATACGGGGTCCGAcgcaagggagaaggagaggaggaggaggtcggcctcGAGGCGGAGGTCGGCGCGGAGGCCGGAGGGCGCCGCGGCGGAGAGGGCCGGGTGGGAGAGGTAGAGACGCAGGAGGGGGAGGTGCGCCAGGGTCTCCCACGTGTACCGCCACTGCCGCCGGTGCGCGctgtcgccggcggcgaggagggagGACGAGGCGGCCATGGCGGTGGTGCTCGGCGAGGCGCTGCCGAGGGAGGGGTCTCCTGGGCTTTGGTGAGGTTCTAGGTCAGGTCCCCCGCGTCGATCTTGCCCGTCCATCCTTGAAAGGACGGAGGGAAGCTGCCCTGCAACGGGTCTAGTGCTTTAGTTCAAATTAGGCATTTTACAGTTTATTTCGTCCATACACATGTAAATTAGACACATATCATCCcgtcaaaaagaaagaaaaaactaagCGCATATCCTACGTACGTTGTTTGAATTCCCGCAAGCAGACGCAAATCAGGGATTTGCGGGCGTTCGGAACGCTGGCCCGTACACATCCGGTCCCACTTTAAAACCTCTTCCGTGCCATCGATCTTCCTGCACAAAGCAGTTGTCACATATTCATGTCGATCAATGTCGTTCCAGAAAACCAGTGCCGCTTTCATGTCGATTCAGAGCGAACGTGACCTTTCATGGTgttggcattgaagcggcgcgccggctgaAAGCGTTGCCCACGTCATGTCCCTGTCTCGtctttttaatttttgtttttttttcacttttttccttATATGTATTGAAATATACAAACAAAACTGTTCAACATTGAAAAATATCCATACCATTAAACAAATATTAATTATATATTTTGGAAATGTTTAATGTGTATAGAAAATAGGTGTGcataaaaatgtacaatgtgtatggaaaattgtatcatgtatttgaaaatgttaaatgtgtataaaaatgttttaTATGTATACAAAATGTATCATCTGTATGAAAAatatagacatcaaaacatatattaatCATGTACTTGAAAGTTGTTAACCGAAAATCTGAACTATTAAATTAGTGATACCGAATATTCAACTGACCTATTAATTTCTTATAACCTGCTCtacaagaaaaatgtttcttctgTATACAATAAATGTATAATATGTATAAAAAAAGTGGACATCAAAACATATCTTAAAAAAATGTCGATCAtgcatttaaaaattgttaaaatatgtataagaaaaatgtttcttatgtATATGAAAAATGCACAATTTGAATGAAAAAGTATGCATAAAAAATATATATgagaaaatgtttatcatgtaCTTAAAAATTATTAAATGAGTATAAAGAAAATGCTCCTactgtatatgaaaaatgtacaatcTGTATGAAAAAAAGACTTCAAAACATATATTTAAAGAAAAATGATCGTGTATTATAAAAAAATGTATAAAAAATTGTTCAGGTTGTATACAAACTACAAAGCATGTGCAATGTTTATGAAAGGGATAAAACAaagaaaattagaaaaaaaacaaagaaacccGAGGAAAAAGAAAAGTAataattgaaagtgcaactaattcttggatggttttggtaattaataacaacatatatgccATTGATCTAATGAACATTGATGATAGATTTCAGAAAAGAcaaatgattggcatggcaaggactaatggatgtggacccctcaaaatgtcaaggacaaacattggcaaccccaagactctacatttttggtttagtgatctaggatcatattgttggggaacgtagcagaaattcaaaattttcctacgtgtcaccaagatctatctatggagagaccagcaacgaggggaaggagagtgcatctacatacccttgtagatcgctaagcggaagcgttcaagtgaacggggttgatggagtcgtactcgtcgtgatccaaatcaccgatgaccaagtgccgaacggacggcacctccgcgttcaacacacgtacagcccggtgacgtctcccacgccttgatccagcaaggagagagggagaggttgaggaagactccatccagcagcagcacaacagcgtggtggtggtggaggagcgtggcaatcctgcagggctttgccaagcaccacgggagaggagaaggacttgggagaagggggagggctgcaccagaacattggtatggctgccctcccaccccccacatatatataggggcaagggagagggggggaggcgcagccttggcccttcctccaaggaagggtgcggctaggaggagtccctcctccccaaggcacctcggaggtgccttccccctttaggactcttcctttccttatcctttggcgcatgggcctcttggggctggtgcccttggcccatataggccaaggtgcacacccctacagcccatgtggccccccggggcaggtggccccacccggtggacccccgggacccttccggtggtcccggtacaataccggtgaccccgaaacttgtccggtgaccaaaacaggacttcccatatataaatctttacctccggaccattccggaactcctcgtgacgtccgggatctcatccgggactccgaacaacattcggtaaccacatacaaacttcctttataaccctagcgtcatcgaaccttaagtgtgtagaccctacgggttcgggagacatgcagacatgaccgagacgttctccggtcaataaccaacagcgggatctggatacccatgttggctcccacatgttccacgatgatctcatcggatgaaccacgatgtcaaggacttaatcaatcccgtatacaattccctttgtctatcggtacgatacttgcccgagattcgatcgtcggtatcccgataccttgttcaatctcgttaccggcaagtctctttactcgttccgtaacacatcatcccgtgatcaactccttgatcacattgtgcacattatgatgatgtcctaccgagtgggcccagagatacctctccgtcacacggagtgacaaatcccagtctcgattcgtgccaacccaacagacactttcggagatacccgtagtgtacctttatagccacccagttacgttgtgacgtttggcacacccaaagcactcctacggtatccgggagttgcacaatctcatggtctaaggaaatgatacttgacattagaaaagctttagcatacgaactacacgatctagtgctatgcttaggattgggtcttgtccatcacatcattctcctaatgatgtgatcccgttatcaacgacatccaatgtccatggtcaggaaaccgtaaccatctattgatcaacgagctagtcaactagaggcttactagggacatggtgttgtctatgtatccacacatgtatctgagtttcctatcaatacaattctagcatggataataaacgattatcatgaacaaggaaatataataataaccaatttattattgcctctagggcatatttccaacagtctcccacttgcactagagtcaataatctagttcacatcgccatgtgattaacactcacaggtcacatcgccatgtaaccaacatccaaagagtttactagagtcaataatctagttcacatcactatgtgattaacactcaatgagttctgggtttgatcatgttgcttgtgagagaggttttagtcaacgggtctgcaacattcagatccgtatgtacttcacaaatctctatgtcatctcctagatgcagctaccacgttctatttggagctattccaaataactgttctactatacgaatccagtttactactcagaataatctggattagtgtcaaagtttgcatcggcgtaaccctttacgacgaactcttttaccacctccataatcgagaaaattccttagtccactagttactaaggataactttgactgttgtcctgtgatccattcttggatcactcttgtaccccttgactgactcatggcaaggcacacttcaggtgcggtacacagcatagcatactgtagagcctatgtcttaagcataggggacgaccttcgtcctttctctctattctgccgtggtcgagctttaagtcttaacttcataccttacaactcaggcaagaactccttctttgactgatccatcttgaacaccttcaagatcatgtcaaggaatgtgctcatttgaaagtaccattaagcgttttgatctatccttatagatcttgatgctcaatgctcaagtagcttaatccaggctttccattgaaaaacactttccaaataaccctatatgctttccagaaattctacgtcatttctgatcaacaatatgtcaacaacatatacttcatcagaaattctatagtgctcccactcacttctttggaaatacaagtttctcataaactttgtatacacccaaaatctttgatcatctcatcaaagcatacattccaactccgagatgcttactccagtccttagaaggattgctggagctttgcatacttattagcatattttaggattgacaaaaccttccggttgtatcacatacaacctttcctcaaaaatcgtcgaggaaacaatgttttgacatcctatctgcaagatttcataaatgatgcagtaattgctaatataattccaacagactcttagcatcgctacgagtgagaaagtctcatcgtagtcaactccttgaacttgtcggaaaacatcttaacgacaagtcgagctttcttaatggtgatacttaccatcattgtccgtcttccttttaaaatccatctgtactcaacagccttacgaccatcaagctgttctgtcaaagtctacactttgttttcatacatggatcctctctcggattttatggcctcgagccatttatcggaatccgggcccaccatcgcttctccatagctcgtaggttcattgttgtctagcaacatgacttccaagacaggattacgtaccactctgaagtagtacgcatccttgtcatcccacgaggtttggtagtgacttgatctgaagtttcatgatcactatcataagcttccacttcaattggtgtaggtgccacaggaacaacttcctgtgccctgtcacacactagttgaagagacggttcaataacctcatcaagtctccaccatcctcccactcaattctttcgagagaaacttttcctcgagaaaggacccgattctagaaacaatcccttattgctttcgaatctgagacaggaggtatacccaactgttttgggtgtcctatgaagatgcatttatccgctttgggttcgagcttatcagcctgaaactttttcacataagcgtcgcagccccaaacttttaagaaatgacagcttaggtttctctaaaccatagttcatatggtgtcatctcatcggaattacgtggtgccctatttaaagtgaatgtggttgtctctaatgcctaacccataaactatcgtggtaattcgataagagacatcatggtatgcatcatatccaatagggtgcagttatgatgttcggacacaccatcacactatggtgttccaggctgtattagttgtgaaacaatttccacaatgtcttaattctgtgccaaactcgtaattcagatattcatctctatgatcatatcatagatcttttatcctcttgtcacgacgatctttcaacttcaccctgaaattacttgaacctttcaataattcagactcgtgattcatcaagtaaatatactcaacatctactcaaatcatctgtgaagtaagaacataacgatatccactacatgcctcagcactcattggactgcacacatcaaaatgtattacttccaacaagttgctttctagttccattttactgaaaacgaggctttcagtcatcttgcccatgtggtatgatttgcatgtctcaagtgattcaaaatcaagtgagtccaaacggtccatttgcatggagtttcttcatgcatatacaccaatagacatggttcgcatgtctcaaacttttcaaaaacgagtgagcccaaagatccatcaacatggagcttcttcatgcgttttataccgatatgacttacgtggcagtgccacaagtaggtggtactatcattactatcttatctttggcatgaacatgtgtatcactacgatcgagattcaatgaaccattcattttaggtgcaagaccattgaaggtattattcaaataaacagagtaaccattattctctttaaatgaataaccgtattgcgatagacataatccaatcatgtctatgctcaacgcaaacaccaatctcgatggtagagggagcgtgcgatgcttgatcatatcaacattggaaacacttccaacacatatcgtcagctcacctttagctagtctccgtttattccgtagcttttatttcgagttactaacacttagcaaccgaaccggtatctaataccctggtgctactaggagtactagtaagtacacatcaacataatgtatatccaatatacttctatcgaccttgccagccttctcatctaccaagtatctagggtaattctgctccagtggctgttccccttattacagaagcacttagtctcgagtttgggttcaaccttgggtttcttcactagagcagcagctgatttgccgtttcatgaagcatcccttttgcccttgcccttcttgaaactagtggtttcaccaaccatcaacaattgatgctccttcttgatctctacttttgtggtgtcaaacatcgcgaatatctcaaggatcatcatatatgtccctgatatattatagttcatcacgaagctcaagcagcttggtggtaatgacttcggagaaccatcactatttcatctggaagatcaactcccactcgattcaagcgattgttgtactcagacaatctgagcacaagttcaacaattgagcttttctcccttagtttgcaggctaagaaaatcgtcggaggtcttatacctcttgacgtgggcacgagcctgaaatcccaatttcagccctcgaaacatctcatatgtttcgcgacgtttcaaaacgtcttcggtgcctcaactctaaaccgtttaactgaactatcacgtagttatcaaaatgtgtatgtcagatgttcgcaacatccacagacgacgttcgaggttcagcacactgagcggtgcattaaggacataagccttctatgaagcaatgaggacaatcctcagtttacggacctagtccgcataattgctactatcaactttcaactaaattttctctaggaacatatctaaacagtagaactaaagcgcgagctacgacataatttgcgaaatccttttgactatgttcaggataattaagttcatcttatgaactcccactcagatagacatccctctagtcatctaagtgattacatgatccgagtcaactaggccgtgtccgatcatcacgtgagacggactagtcaacatcggtgaacatcttcatgttgatcgtatctaccatacgactcatgctcgacctttcggtcttctgtgttccgaggccatgtctgtacacatgctaggctcgtcaagtcaacctaagtgtttgcatgtgtaaatctgtcttacacccgttgtatgtgaacgttagaatcaaacacctgatcatcacgtggtgctttgaaacaacgaactgtcgcaacggtgcacagttagggggaacactttcttgaaattttaatgagggatcatcttatttactaccgtcgttctaagcaaacaagatgcaaaaacatgataaacatcacatgcaatcaaataggtgacatgatatggccatcatcactttgctcctttcgatctccatcttcggggctccatgatcatcatcgtcaccggcatgacaccatgatctccatcatcatgatctccatcatcgtgtcttcatgaagttgtcaagccaactattacttctactactacagctaacggttagcaataaagtaaagtaattacatgacgtttatgttgacacgcaggtcataaataaattaagacaactcctatggctcctgccggttgtcatactcatcgacatgcaagtcgtgattcctattacaagaacatgatcaatctcatacatcacatatatcattcatcacatccttttggccatatcacatcacatagcataccctgcaaaaacaagttagacgtcctctaattgttgtttgcatgttttacgtggctgctatgggtttctagcaagaacgtttcttacctacgcaaaaaccacaacgtgatatgccaattgctatttacccttcataaggacccttttcatcgaatccgatccgactaaagtgggagagacagacacccgctagccaccttatgcaactagtgcatgtcagtcggtggaaccagtctcacgtaagagtacgtgtaaggtcggtccgggccgcttcatcccacgatgccgccgaatcaagataagactagtaacggcaagcatattgaacaaaatcaacgcccacaactactttgtgttctactcgtgcatagaaacta
This window contains:
- the LOC123132057 gene encoding uncharacterized protein, whose amino-acid sequence is MAASSSLLAAGDSAHRRQWRYTWETLAHLPLLRLYLSHPALSAAAPSGLRADLRLEADLLLLSFSLASDPVSLRVPVPRVLVDPSAPPECRAAGDHLEVRLTLVLPVDHPVVAAAFPGAGPPAPLSLRDDLKSLSSGDVHLYCKTCSARLTKQPLRDVVEMPSLNWEDVADNWFGGCCTSFGGASEKLISHYINAYGRLQRTTLLDATSIIIEKDYLETDIVSRVDTSVPSVDFVALEEAMFNVTLESDHTAEKIKLNNSEEEVCHEKKIGSNHLQPPVLLEEGPCIDNTEKNGGTPWTDQCGTIQLNNGGDVNSEKSTSDCFIENMEQTSQEADSNLVDPCSCCGDNGDSGKAGLENQRDYKLTKSISLGSSFIVKEPNLVKDVNWVELLCSHCSSSLGSYPSQYSDAPSDGRVRLFKCYTSSDLPVGGPHDVFRGHTLEKLFVNLLLEIAEDEISFRTIVRDLKTKRPMLQIVLLSSKAWMFSGYCYENEMDGSHVTAHLQPTVKLLYSNCSSASETDLRTVEEWSSKYRAEQLYMMAGQINELTECLSSAKDEFPLSCSSLEGMCLSSLER